Proteins from a genomic interval of Lolium perenne isolate Kyuss_39 chromosome 1, Kyuss_2.0, whole genome shotgun sequence:
- the LOC127292016 gene encoding rab escort protein 1 isoform X1, whose amino-acid sequence MAAAGDSSAVTIEPSSFDVVVCGTGLPESILAAACAAAGKTVLHIDPNPFYGSHFSSSVPPHALPAFLLSSASPPSTTSSDAGVIPLQRRSSLYSDIETLGTVPSEGSFAVDLVGPRLLYCAGESVDLLHRSGGGHHVEFKSVDLLYWDHGDLFPVPASREDIFKTKLCEDAKVNLFDKRHLYAFVELVKSHIAAKERGQGKASISEEDLDLPFVEFLKKQNLTPKMIGVVLYAIGMSDYDQEDDTADSRKTLLTTRDGVKTVALHFKSIGRFANAKGAFIYPMHGHGELPQAFCRFAAVKGALYVLRMPVTALLMDKEKQCYIGTRLATGQDILCQQLILDPSYKIPSLDLPSGPADSNSPRKVARGICITKKSVKQNSSNVLVVFPPKSVQEQQVATLRVLQLISNVAICPPGMFMAYLSIPCVDAYMGKLCINKAIEVLFGSQTSDGSEGHSEKTREDNDDAKQGLIWKCVYVQEITQAKPGPILSCPMPDEYLDYRNILESTEKLFAEIYPNEEFLPRNSAPQHEDDDSDSAE is encoded by the exons ATGGCGGCCGCCGGGGACTCATCCGCCGTAACCATCGAGCCCAGCTCGTTCGACGTGGTGGTCTGCGGCACGGGCCTCCCGGAATCCATCCTCGCCGCAGCATGCGCCGCCGCCGGCAAGACGGTCCTCCACATCGATCCCAACCCCTTCTACGGCTCCCACTTCTCCTCCTCCGTCCCGCCCCACGCCCTCCCGGCATTCCTCCTCTCCTCCGCATCTCCCCCCTCCACAACCTCCTCCGACGCCGGCGTGATACCTCTCCAACGCCGGAGCAGTCTGTACTCCGACATAGAGACATTGGGGACGGTCCCCTCGGAGGGCAGCTTCGCCGTCGACCTGGTCGGCCCCAGGCTGCTCTACTGCGCCGGTGAGTCCGTCGACCTCCTTCACCGGTCAGGGGGTGGCCACCACGTGGAGTTCAAGAGCGTCGACCTCCTCTACTGGGATCATGGCGATCTCTTCCCAGTTCCAGCGTCCAGGGAGGACATCTTTAAGACCAAACTATGCGAGGACGCCAAAGTTAACTTATTTGACAAGCGCCACCTCTACGCCTTCGTcgagcttgtgaagtcacacattgCAGCCAAGGAGAGGGGACAAGGCAAAGCTTCCATATCTGAGGAAGACTTGGATCTCCCCTTCGTTGAGTTCCTCAAGAAACAGAACCTTACGCCCAAGATGATAGG GGTTGTGTTGTATGCAATCGGGATGTCGGattatgatcaagaagatgacACCGCAGACTCACGTAAAACATTATTAACAACCAGAGATGGAGTGAAGACAGTAGCTCTTCATTTCAAGTCCATTGGGAG GTTTGCTAATGCAAAGGGTGCTTTCATCTATCCTATGCATGGCCATGGTGAGCTGCCTCAAGCTTTCTGTCGTTTCGCTGCTGTTAAGGGTGCCCTATAT GTTTTGCGGATGCCTGTCACTGCCCTTCTTATGGATAAG gaAAAACAATGTTATATTGGCACAAGGTTGGCAACTGGTCAAGATATTCTGTGCCAGCAGTTGATACTCGATCCGTCATACAAAATTCCTTCCTTGGATTTGCCATCGGGCCCTGCAGACTCAAACTCACCAAGAAAAGTTGCTCGCGGAATATGCATAACTAAAAAGTCCGTGAAACAGAATTCGTCGAATGTTCTGGTTGTTTTCCCCCCAAAAT CAGTACAAGAGCAGCAGGTTGCAACTCTTCGGGTGCTTCAGTTGATCAGCAATGTAGCAATATGCCCTCCTGGAAT GTTCATGGCATACCTTTCTATTCCATGTGTTGATGCCTACATGGGAAAACTCTGCATAAACAAAGCAATAGAGGTTCTTTTCGGTTCCCAAACTTCAGATGGTTCAGAAGGCCATTCAGAGAAAACCAGAGAGGACAACGATGATGCAAAGCAAGGTCTAATATGGAAGTGTGTTTATGTTCAGGAGATCACACAG GCAAAACCCGGTCCTATATTATCCTGCCCAATGCCTGATGAATATCTTGACTACAGAAATATACTGGAATCAACAGAGAAG TTATTTGCGGAAATCTATCCTAACGAAGAATTCCTGCCTAGAAATTCAGCTCCCCAACATGAAGATGACGACTCTGATTCCGCAGAGTGA
- the LOC127292016 gene encoding rab escort protein 1 isoform X2 — protein sequence MAAAGDSSAVTIEPSSFDVVVCGTGLPESILAAACAAAGKTVLHIDPNPFYGSHFSSSVPPHALPAFLLSSASPPSTTSSDAGVIPLQRRSSLYSDIETLGTVPSEGSFAVDLVGPRLLYCAGESVDLLHRSGGGHHVEFKSVDLLYWDHGDLFPVPASREDIFKTKLCEDAKVNLFDKRHLYAFVELVKSHIAAKERGQGKASISEEDLDLPFVEFLKKQNLTPKMIGVVLYAIGMSDYDQEDDTADSRKTLLTTRDGVKTVALHFKSIGRFANAKGAFIYPMHGHGELPQAFCRFAAVKGALYVLRMPVTALLMDKEKQCYIGTRLATGQDILCQQLILDPSYKIPSLDLPSGPADSNSPRKVARGICITKKSVKQNSSNVLVVFPPKLQEQQVATLRVLQLISNVAICPPGMFMAYLSIPCVDAYMGKLCINKAIEVLFGSQTSDGSEGHSEKTREDNDDAKQGLIWKCVYVQEITQAKPGPILSCPMPDEYLDYRNILESTEKLFAEIYPNEEFLPRNSAPQHEDDDSDSAE from the exons ATGGCGGCCGCCGGGGACTCATCCGCCGTAACCATCGAGCCCAGCTCGTTCGACGTGGTGGTCTGCGGCACGGGCCTCCCGGAATCCATCCTCGCCGCAGCATGCGCCGCCGCCGGCAAGACGGTCCTCCACATCGATCCCAACCCCTTCTACGGCTCCCACTTCTCCTCCTCCGTCCCGCCCCACGCCCTCCCGGCATTCCTCCTCTCCTCCGCATCTCCCCCCTCCACAACCTCCTCCGACGCCGGCGTGATACCTCTCCAACGCCGGAGCAGTCTGTACTCCGACATAGAGACATTGGGGACGGTCCCCTCGGAGGGCAGCTTCGCCGTCGACCTGGTCGGCCCCAGGCTGCTCTACTGCGCCGGTGAGTCCGTCGACCTCCTTCACCGGTCAGGGGGTGGCCACCACGTGGAGTTCAAGAGCGTCGACCTCCTCTACTGGGATCATGGCGATCTCTTCCCAGTTCCAGCGTCCAGGGAGGACATCTTTAAGACCAAACTATGCGAGGACGCCAAAGTTAACTTATTTGACAAGCGCCACCTCTACGCCTTCGTcgagcttgtgaagtcacacattgCAGCCAAGGAGAGGGGACAAGGCAAAGCTTCCATATCTGAGGAAGACTTGGATCTCCCCTTCGTTGAGTTCCTCAAGAAACAGAACCTTACGCCCAAGATGATAGG GGTTGTGTTGTATGCAATCGGGATGTCGGattatgatcaagaagatgacACCGCAGACTCACGTAAAACATTATTAACAACCAGAGATGGAGTGAAGACAGTAGCTCTTCATTTCAAGTCCATTGGGAG GTTTGCTAATGCAAAGGGTGCTTTCATCTATCCTATGCATGGCCATGGTGAGCTGCCTCAAGCTTTCTGTCGTTTCGCTGCTGTTAAGGGTGCCCTATAT GTTTTGCGGATGCCTGTCACTGCCCTTCTTATGGATAAG gaAAAACAATGTTATATTGGCACAAGGTTGGCAACTGGTCAAGATATTCTGTGCCAGCAGTTGATACTCGATCCGTCATACAAAATTCCTTCCTTGGATTTGCCATCGGGCCCTGCAGACTCAAACTCACCAAGAAAAGTTGCTCGCGGAATATGCATAACTAAAAAGTCCGTGAAACAGAATTCGTCGAATGTTCTGGTTGTTTTCCCCCCAAAAT TACAAGAGCAGCAGGTTGCAACTCTTCGGGTGCTTCAGTTGATCAGCAATGTAGCAATATGCCCTCCTGGAAT GTTCATGGCATACCTTTCTATTCCATGTGTTGATGCCTACATGGGAAAACTCTGCATAAACAAAGCAATAGAGGTTCTTTTCGGTTCCCAAACTTCAGATGGTTCAGAAGGCCATTCAGAGAAAACCAGAGAGGACAACGATGATGCAAAGCAAGGTCTAATATGGAAGTGTGTTTATGTTCAGGAGATCACACAG GCAAAACCCGGTCCTATATTATCCTGCCCAATGCCTGATGAATATCTTGACTACAGAAATATACTGGAATCAACAGAGAAG TTATTTGCGGAAATCTATCCTAACGAAGAATTCCTGCCTAGAAATTCAGCTCCCCAACATGAAGATGACGACTCTGATTCCGCAGAGTGA